From Oreochromis niloticus isolate F11D_XX linkage group LG14, O_niloticus_UMD_NMBU, whole genome shotgun sequence, one genomic window encodes:
- the LOC100702217 gene encoding ADP-ribosylation factor 6: MGIHGSKHQKQAQVLMLGLDGSGKTTLLYKLKYNESVVTVPTVGFNVETLETDRSSPALIVWDVGGQKKMRPHWRHHYTDTAGVVFVVDSRDLKRLDEARKELHRVLRYESLREVPLLVLANKQDLPGALSPEELCLKLDLRKVCEGRAWYIQPCSATTGMGLEEGFRRIVYLMKTPLKRTQEDIKVKMRSKGFSVTAMKQALLCGSRAGFPSACLCNTSPNGLTESQSEGNSQR, from the exons ATGGGTATTCACGGATCCAAGCATCAGAAACAAGCACAAGTCCTGATGCTGGGCCTGGATGGATCAGGAAAGACCACGCTGCTTTACAAGCTGAAGTACAACGAGAGTGTGGTGACAGTGCCGACTGTGGGTTTCAATGTAGAGACACTGGAGACGGACAGGAGCAGCCCGGCACTGATTGTGTGGGACGTCGGGGGCCAGAAGAAGATGAGGCCCCACTGGAGGCATCACTACACCGACACAGCTGGAGTGGTGTTTGTGGTGGATAGCAGGGACCTGAAACGGTTGGACGAGGCCCGCAAGGAACTCCATCGG GTTCTGAGGTATGAGAGTCTCAGGGAGGTTCCTCTCTTGGTCCTCGCCAACAAACAGGACCTACCCGGAGCTCTGAGCCCAGAGGAGCTTTGCCTGAAACTTGATTTGAGAAAAGTGTGCGAAGGCAGGGCCTGGTACATCCAGCCGTGCTCGGCCACAACTGGGATGGGACTCGAGGAAGGTTTCAGGAGGATAGTGTATCTCATGAAGACCCCACTGAAACGGACTCAAGAGGACATTAAGGTGAAGATGAGGTCTAAAGGCTTCAGTGTCACGGCTATGAAACAAGCCTTGCTCTGTGGCAGC CGTGCAGGATTTCCCTCTGCCTGCCTCTGCAACACATCACCGAACGGCCTCACTGAGTCACAGTCAGAGGGCAATAGTCAGAGATAA